Proteins from a single region of Catenulispora acidiphila DSM 44928:
- a CDS encoding DUF5131 family protein, with protein MSAKTKIQWTMSDDGTPGATWNPITGCTKVSDGCLKCYITGTPPFRIAHRKFDKPGIGGTTGILFHPERLSAPLHWRKPRRVFVNSLSDLFHEDVPTEYIARVFAVMAKTPQHVYQVLSKRHGRMRSLLRDGGQALLEATNDEDTASALYDAPWPLPNVWLGVSTEDQHTANLRIPALLETPAAIRFISAEPLLGPIDLQHLEARGVIMDALGGDVSFPGTGEIFTGTPSILDWIIAGGESGPGARPMDPAWVASIVEQCRPGVNHAFVKQLGSVWAKANGAADRKGGDLEEWPAELRVRQFPQAEMAVAS; from the coding sequence ATGAGCGCAAAGACGAAGATCCAGTGGACCATGTCCGACGATGGGACCCCGGGCGCGACCTGGAATCCCATCACCGGCTGCACCAAGGTTTCCGACGGCTGCCTGAAGTGCTACATCACCGGCACACCGCCGTTCCGCATCGCGCACCGCAAGTTCGACAAGCCCGGCATCGGCGGCACCACCGGCATCCTGTTCCACCCCGAGCGGCTGTCCGCGCCGCTGCACTGGCGCAAGCCCCGCCGCGTGTTCGTGAACAGCCTCTCGGACCTGTTCCACGAGGACGTCCCGACCGAGTACATCGCGCGAGTGTTCGCCGTCATGGCCAAGACGCCACAGCACGTCTACCAGGTGCTGAGCAAGCGGCACGGGCGGATGCGGTCGTTGCTTCGCGACGGCGGGCAGGCACTGCTGGAGGCGACCAACGACGAGGACACGGCGTCCGCACTGTACGACGCGCCGTGGCCCCTGCCGAACGTCTGGCTGGGCGTGAGCACTGAGGATCAGCACACGGCGAACCTGCGCATCCCGGCGCTCTTGGAGACCCCGGCCGCGATCCGCTTCATCTCGGCGGAGCCTCTGCTGGGACCAATCGATCTGCAGCACCTGGAAGCGCGCGGCGTCATCATGGACGCGCTCGGCGGGGATGTCTCCTTCCCGGGGACGGGCGAGATCTTCACGGGAACGCCGTCGATCCTGGATTGGATCATTGCCGGCGGAGAGTCCGGCCCCGGCGCTCGACCGATGGATCCGGCGTGGGTTGCCTCGATCGTCGAGCAGTGCCGTCCCGGCGTGAACCACGCATTCGTTAAGCAGCTCGGCTCCGTGTGGGCGAAGGCGAATGGCGCTGCAGACCGCAAGGGCGGCGACCTGGAGGAGTGGCCGGCCGAGCTCCGCGTGCGGCAGTTCCCGCAGGCGGAGATGGCGGTGGCTTCATGA
- a CDS encoding DNA adenine methylase: protein MPPFSYFGGKSTLAPVIAGLLPAHGHYVEPFAGSLAVLLAKAPSRMETVNDLDGGLMAFWRVLRDRPADLERVCALTPHSRAEYLDAYRTDDAPDDLERARRIWVQLAQGRAGTRRPTGWRHYQESAGYSTSMAGYLAGYVGRMAPTAARLAQVSLECRPALEVIEAYGRHADVLLYVDPPYLAGTRNGTNYLHEMPHKDDHRKLAAALNACQATVVLSGYGSPLYDALYDGWDRHEISAMTTQGGTHGRRTEVLWSNRPLEVQQGLFEVAAS from the coding sequence ATGCCCCCGTTCAGCTATTTCGGTGGGAAATCAACTCTCGCCCCTGTCATCGCCGGCCTGCTGCCCGCCCACGGACACTACGTCGAGCCGTTCGCCGGATCCCTGGCGGTTCTGCTAGCCAAGGCGCCGTCCCGAATGGAAACCGTTAACGATCTCGACGGCGGGCTCATGGCCTTCTGGCGGGTCCTGCGCGACCGCCCGGCCGATCTGGAGCGCGTCTGTGCTCTGACACCGCACTCGCGCGCCGAGTACCTCGATGCCTACCGCACCGACGATGCTCCCGACGATCTGGAGCGTGCACGCCGCATATGGGTTCAGCTTGCTCAGGGTCGCGCCGGGACTCGTCGTCCGACCGGTTGGCGCCACTACCAGGAGTCGGCCGGGTACAGCACCTCGATGGCCGGCTACCTCGCCGGTTACGTCGGCCGCATGGCCCCTACCGCCGCCCGACTGGCGCAGGTGTCGTTGGAGTGCCGCCCGGCGCTGGAGGTCATCGAGGCTTACGGGCGCCACGCCGACGTGCTGCTGTACGTCGACCCGCCGTACCTGGCCGGCACGCGCAACGGCACCAACTACTTGCACGAGATGCCGCACAAGGACGACCACCGCAAGCTCGCTGCGGCGCTGAACGCCTGCCAGGCGACCGTGGTGCTGTCCGGCTACGGCTCGCCACTGTACGACGCGCTGTACGACGGCTGGGACCGGCACGAGATCAGCGCCATGACGACGCAGGGCGGCACGCACGGGCGCCGTACTGAGGTGTTGTGGTCGAACCGGCCGCTGGAGGTTCAGCAGGGACTGTTCGAGGTGGCCGCCTCATGA
- a CDS encoding HNH endonuclease signature motif containing protein encodes MWDRIEPTMTCWIWRGYVDPDGYGQFLGRPAHRVVYERLVCGVPSDLQLDHLCRNRLCVNPAHLEQVTTAENLRRARASRDGQMAYRAAVCRNGHEYTPKDVLANGQRKCHQCRRDGYRRKRDADREQSSG; translated from the coding sequence ATGTGGGATCGCATTGAGCCCACGATGACCTGTTGGATATGGCGCGGGTATGTCGATCCCGATGGATACGGACAATTCCTGGGGCGGCCGGCACACCGCGTGGTCTACGAGCGTCTGGTCTGCGGGGTCCCCTCGGACCTTCAGCTTGACCATCTGTGCCGAAACCGGCTCTGCGTAAACCCGGCGCACTTGGAACAGGTGACGACCGCCGAGAACCTGCGCCGCGCCAGGGCAAGTCGAGATGGGCAAATGGCATACAGGGCAGCCGTCTGCCGCAACGGCCACGAATATACGCCGAAGGACGTACTGGCCAACGGGCAACGCAAATGCCACCAGTGCCGACGAGACGGCTACCGCCGGAAACGCGACGCGGATCGCGAACAGTCTTCCGGCTAG
- a CDS encoding recombinase RecT — MTATTENTTASTAVATRDNSPGGMVKSFSADFAMVLPSHIKPETWVRLAQGALKKGKKVKLDDGSTRTELEIAANNNPAVFLSSLLDAARLGLEPGTEQYYLTPRSVKGQLEILGIVGYQGYIELMYRAGAISSVVAECVYANDAFTYKPGVHERPLHDIDWDLADRGALRLVYAYAVMGDGATSKVVVLNRAAILKIKDSSQGANSNYSPWKTHEPAMWLKSAVRQLAKWVPTSSEYMRERLRAAGEVASETAASFASFAPTVDLGEDAYSDESVVDGEIVDDHDHPGGYDPECATCRAQSAAYDQAAAAAS; from the coding sequence ATGACCGCAACCACCGAGAACACGACCGCATCGACCGCCGTCGCCACCCGGGACAACTCCCCCGGCGGCATGGTCAAAAGTTTCTCTGCCGACTTCGCCATGGTGCTGCCGTCGCACATCAAGCCCGAAACCTGGGTCCGGCTGGCGCAGGGCGCGTTGAAGAAGGGCAAGAAGGTCAAGCTCGACGACGGCAGCACCCGCACCGAGCTGGAGATCGCCGCGAACAACAACCCGGCGGTGTTCCTCTCCTCGCTGCTGGACGCGGCGCGCCTGGGCCTGGAGCCCGGCACCGAGCAGTACTACCTGACACCGCGCAGTGTGAAGGGGCAGCTGGAGATTCTCGGGATCGTCGGCTACCAGGGCTACATCGAGTTGATGTACCGGGCCGGCGCCATCTCCTCCGTGGTGGCCGAGTGCGTGTACGCCAACGACGCGTTCACGTACAAGCCCGGCGTGCACGAGCGTCCGTTGCACGACATCGACTGGGACTTGGCGGACCGAGGCGCCTTGCGGCTGGTGTACGCCTACGCGGTGATGGGTGACGGCGCGACCAGCAAGGTCGTGGTCTTGAACCGGGCCGCCATCTTGAAGATCAAGGACTCCTCGCAGGGTGCGAACTCCAACTACTCGCCGTGGAAGACGCACGAGCCGGCGATGTGGCTGAAGTCCGCAGTGCGCCAGCTGGCCAAGTGGGTGCCGACGTCGTCGGAGTACATGCGGGAGCGGCTGCGGGCTGCCGGCGAGGTTGCATCCGAAACCGCGGCGTCCTTCGCCTCGTTCGCACCGACTGTGGACCTCGGCGAGGACGCCTACTCGGACGAGTCAGTGGTAGACGGCGAGATCGTGGACGACCACGACCACCCGGGCGGCTACGACCCGGAGTGCGCGACGTGCCGTGCGCAGTCAGCCGCCTACGACCAGGCAGCAGCGGCGGCGTCATGA
- a CDS encoding YqaJ viral recombinase family nuclease, with protein sequence MSPELIGFFKPGSPDWHAARTTGVGGSEVAALLKISKWESRFSLWHRKQGLIGPKASNSEMEAGRRLEPAICRKFADEHPEFRVVQAGTYRHRERTYQLANPDRLIFDACTCGSAKCDHPLPPQPVGILEAKFALYPDEWGEEGTDQIPPYYQVQDRWYLDVFGLSPCHTEVFIGSTGEFREYIIEADAAQAGVMRQAAREFMDSIRDQVRPDIDEHGETYTAVRDLHPDIDDEVFEVPPHIAIPYMDAVDAARAANAVKSQAAAVLLDAMGRARRAYFLGEQIAMRVPGRGGSAPSLRAEPQTPIEKAAAA encoded by the coding sequence GTGAGCCCGGAACTGATCGGCTTCTTCAAGCCCGGCTCCCCCGACTGGCACGCCGCACGCACTACCGGCGTCGGCGGCTCCGAGGTTGCAGCACTGCTGAAGATTTCCAAGTGGGAGTCCAGGTTCTCGCTGTGGCACCGCAAGCAAGGGCTGATCGGGCCGAAGGCATCCAACTCCGAGATGGAAGCTGGGCGCCGTCTGGAGCCCGCGATCTGCCGCAAGTTCGCCGACGAGCACCCGGAGTTCCGGGTCGTACAGGCCGGCACCTACCGGCACCGCGAGCGCACCTACCAGCTGGCGAATCCGGACCGGCTCATCTTCGACGCGTGCACCTGCGGAAGCGCCAAGTGCGACCACCCGTTGCCGCCGCAGCCAGTCGGGATCCTCGAGGCCAAGTTCGCACTGTATCCGGACGAGTGGGGCGAGGAAGGTACCGACCAGATCCCGCCGTACTACCAGGTGCAGGACCGTTGGTACCTGGACGTGTTCGGGCTCAGCCCCTGCCATACGGAAGTGTTCATCGGGTCCACCGGCGAGTTCCGCGAGTACATCATCGAGGCGGACGCCGCCCAGGCGGGCGTGATGCGTCAGGCCGCGCGAGAGTTCATGGACTCCATCCGCGACCAGGTGCGCCCGGATATCGACGAGCACGGCGAGACCTACACGGCTGTGCGGGATCTGCACCCGGACATCGACGACGAGGTCTTTGAGGTGCCGCCGCACATCGCAATTCCGTACATGGACGCAGTCGACGCAGCCCGTGCGGCTAACGCTGTGAAGTCCCAGGCCGCCGCCGTCCTGCTGGACGCAATGGGCCGCGCACGGCGGGCCTACTTCCTCGGCGAGCAGATCGCCATGCGCGTACCGGGACGCGGTGGGTCCGCGCCGTCCCTGCGCGCCGAACCCCAGACTCCAATCGAGAAGGCAGCAGCCGCATGA
- a CDS encoding MerR family transcriptional regulator yields the protein MSIDAAPSADIEMARVLHAALGMYLASNGLGPDLEPLLYSIEEAAERLGLESTNQLYRRTSDGTWPYTLIGGLKKFSKANLEQIIKIQAREAVSKASRDALRAA from the coding sequence GTGAGTATCGATGCGGCTCCGTCTGCCGACATCGAAATGGCGCGGGTGCTTCACGCGGCACTCGGCATGTACCTCGCCAGCAACGGCCTCGGCCCCGATCTCGAACCGCTCCTGTACTCCATCGAGGAAGCGGCCGAGCGGCTGGGCCTGGAATCCACGAACCAGCTGTACCGACGTACCAGCGACGGCACCTGGCCTTACACGCTGATCGGCGGCCTGAAGAAGTTCTCCAAGGCCAACCTGGAACAGATCATCAAGATCCAGGCGCGTGAAGCGGTGAGCAAGGCCAGCCGCGACGCGTTACGTGCGGCCTAG
- a CDS encoding transcriptional regulator: MTDGETGSGQQFSAWLKRHIDLRGVRTTDVIRAGVEAKAFSKVTFYRWYNGEHIPNSDNAKFLAEYFGVDPRNAYEAAGLTHLMDMEGDIVTAADPVEVFVARVRARGFPKPVEDRLIEYVRAEIEERKAALDKMLDAVEDTQKLQAE; this comes from the coding sequence ATGACCGACGGCGAAACAGGTTCCGGCCAGCAGTTTTCTGCCTGGCTCAAACGTCACATCGATCTGCGCGGCGTCAGGACCACCGACGTCATCCGGGCCGGCGTGGAAGCCAAAGCGTTCTCCAAGGTGACCTTCTACCGCTGGTACAACGGGGAACACATCCCGAACTCCGACAACGCGAAGTTCCTTGCGGAGTACTTCGGCGTCGACCCGAGGAACGCCTACGAGGCGGCCGGGCTGACTCACCTGATGGACATGGAAGGCGACATCGTTACTGCCGCCGACCCCGTGGAGGTGTTCGTTGCCCGTGTCCGCGCCCGCGGCTTCCCGAAGCCCGTCGAAGACCGACTCATTGAGTACGTGAGAGCAGAGATCGAAGAACGCAAAGCGGCGCTGGACAAGATGCTCGACGCTGTCGAAGACACCCAGAAGCTTCAGGCTGAGTAG
- a CDS encoding site-specific integrase, with protein MAYAEKRPGGWTVRVKVGVDPDTGNDVYRRISKDPTTGQLFATKTRARNFGNDQEAEIRAGTWIDPKKAETTLADWWADWIKAQEVDTGTIAFYDSLWRNHLGPRWGATTLGEIRRGKFTEWLKGVGAGTIETGPADKRVTRKYAPRTINGIGKLASLMLEDAAEEQMIGRNPLAQEGRKRTRGRRATRRRTTIRVKLDVSPAEVMMIAVNMNELCGPVGFVRTVMAAWTGARPGEQAALKRDQCHAMAARPLIRIDDDEGTTQEYGGKVTLAPPKGGLGRDVLLPPSLATLLTDWLKTHPADSTVVKGPHGDHWRRRQWNERWRPACDGKPELRRVGRQFEPTGGWVISPVVPRLEFKGLRRAHNVWMTDDGIAEVARAHRLGHAMSDEMQAAYSVVSREMERKLLDALERRWQEALSPEAWEIISQISPTLAKKRSS; from the coding sequence ATGGCTTACGCGGAGAAGCGCCCAGGTGGCTGGACCGTCCGAGTCAAGGTCGGTGTTGATCCCGACACCGGCAATGACGTGTACCGGCGCATCAGCAAGGACCCGACCACCGGTCAACTCTTCGCTACCAAGACCAGGGCGCGGAACTTCGGCAACGACCAGGAAGCTGAGATTCGCGCCGGCACTTGGATTGACCCGAAGAAGGCCGAGACCACCCTGGCCGACTGGTGGGCCGACTGGATCAAGGCACAGGAAGTCGACACCGGCACCATCGCCTTCTATGACTCGCTGTGGCGCAACCACCTGGGGCCGCGTTGGGGCGCCACGACGCTGGGGGAGATCCGCCGAGGCAAGTTCACGGAGTGGCTCAAAGGTGTCGGCGCTGGAACTATCGAAACCGGCCCTGCGGACAAGCGCGTGACTCGCAAATACGCGCCCCGCACCATCAACGGCATCGGCAAGCTGGCTTCCCTCATGCTGGAGGACGCCGCCGAGGAGCAAATGATCGGCCGCAACCCGCTGGCGCAGGAGGGTCGTAAGCGCACCCGGGGACGCAGGGCTACGCGGCGCAGAACCACGATCAGGGTGAAGCTCGACGTTAGTCCAGCTGAAGTGATGATGATCGCAGTCAACATGAATGAGCTGTGCGGGCCGGTCGGGTTCGTGCGGACGGTTATGGCGGCCTGGACAGGGGCGCGTCCCGGCGAGCAGGCAGCGCTGAAGCGGGATCAGTGCCACGCCATGGCGGCGCGCCCGCTGATCCGTATTGACGACGACGAGGGCACCACTCAGGAATACGGCGGCAAAGTAACGCTCGCCCCACCGAAGGGCGGCCTTGGCCGAGACGTCCTACTGCCCCCCTCGCTAGCGACCCTTCTCACCGATTGGCTTAAGACCCACCCGGCCGACAGCACCGTCGTCAAGGGGCCCCACGGTGACCACTGGCGGCGCCGGCAGTGGAACGAGCGGTGGCGCCCGGCGTGCGACGGGAAGCCGGAGTTACGGCGAGTCGGGCGTCAGTTTGAGCCCACCGGGGGCTGGGTTATCAGCCCGGTCGTGCCGCGCCTGGAATTCAAGGGGCTGCGGCGGGCGCACAACGTGTGGATGACCGATGACGGGATCGCGGAGGTGGCTCGCGCGCATCGGCTGGGGCATGCGATGTCCGATGAGATGCAGGCGGCGTACTCGGTGGTGTCGAGGGAGATGGAGCGGAAGCTGCTGGACGCGCTCGAGAGGCGATGGCAGGAGGCGCTGAGCCCGGAAGCTTGGGAGATCATCTCCCAAATCTCTCCCACCCTCGCCAAGAAACGTTCCAGCTAG
- the der gene encoding ribosome biogenesis GTPase Der gives MQPDTEDYTPGELSTAPTDASDVAYFDEDFDYEAYAEGLDAEDWERGEGEGVRLPVLAVVGRPNVGKSTLVNRILGRREAVVQDVPGVTRDRVSYDAHWNGRRFSLVDTGGWERDVEGMAKAVAFQAEAAIHAADAVMFVVDATVGITDTDEAVVRVLRKAGKPVILAANKVDDQRTEANAAELWNLGLGEPFAVSALHGRGSGDLLDAVLDALPATPKVRFGELMGGPRRVALVGKPNVGKSSLLNKLAGEERVVVDATAGTTRDPVDELIDLGGKTWRFVDTAGIRRRVHQTYGADFYASLRTQGAIDKAEVAVVLVDASDSLTEQDLRIITMVAEAGRALVIAYNKWDLMDEERRYYLEREIERDLVQVRWAPRVNLAALTGRHVDKLVPALEQALAGWETRVPTAKLNAFLGTLVAEHPHPLRGGKQPRILFGTQASTRPPRFVLFASGFIEAGYRRFIERRLREEFGFTGTPIQISVKVRQKNKDRKK, from the coding sequence ATGCAGCCCGACACCGAGGACTACACCCCCGGCGAGCTCAGTACCGCCCCCACCGACGCCTCGGACGTGGCCTACTTCGACGAGGACTTCGACTACGAGGCCTACGCCGAAGGACTCGACGCCGAGGACTGGGAGCGCGGCGAGGGCGAAGGGGTCCGGCTGCCGGTCCTGGCCGTCGTCGGCCGCCCCAACGTGGGCAAGTCCACCCTGGTGAACCGCATCCTGGGCCGCCGCGAAGCGGTGGTGCAGGACGTCCCCGGCGTCACCCGCGACCGCGTGTCCTACGACGCGCACTGGAACGGCCGCCGCTTCAGCCTGGTCGACACCGGCGGCTGGGAGCGCGACGTGGAGGGCATGGCCAAGGCCGTCGCCTTCCAGGCCGAAGCCGCCATCCACGCCGCGGACGCCGTGATGTTCGTCGTGGACGCCACCGTCGGCATCACGGACACCGACGAGGCCGTCGTCCGCGTCCTGCGCAAGGCCGGCAAGCCGGTCATCCTCGCCGCGAACAAGGTCGACGACCAGCGCACCGAGGCCAACGCGGCCGAGCTGTGGAACCTGGGCCTCGGCGAGCCCTTCGCCGTCTCAGCCCTGCACGGACGCGGCTCCGGCGACCTCCTGGACGCCGTCCTGGACGCCCTCCCGGCCACCCCCAAGGTCCGCTTCGGCGAGCTGATGGGCGGTCCCCGCCGCGTGGCCCTGGTCGGCAAGCCCAACGTCGGCAAGAGCTCCCTGCTGAACAAGCTGGCGGGCGAAGAGCGCGTCGTCGTCGACGCCACCGCCGGCACCACCCGCGACCCCGTCGACGAACTGATCGACCTCGGCGGCAAAACCTGGCGCTTCGTCGACACCGCAGGCATCCGCCGCCGCGTCCACCAAACCTACGGAGCCGACTTCTACGCCTCCCTCCGCACCCAAGGCGCCATCGACAAGGCAGAGGTAGCAGTCGTCCTAGTAGACGCCAGCGACTCCCTGACCGAGCAGGACCTCCGCATCATCACCATGGTCGCCGAAGCCGGCCGAGCCCTCGTCATCGCCTACAACAAGTGGGACCTGATGGACGAAGAACGCCGCTACTACCTCGAACGAGAAATCGAACGCGACCTCGTCCAAGTCCGCTGGGCCCCCCGCGTCAACCTCGCGGCCCTCACCGGCCGCCACGTGGACAAACTCGTCCCCGCCCTGGAACAAGCCCTAGCAGGCTGGGAAACCCGAGTCCCCACCGCCAAACTCAACGCCTTCCTAGGCACCCTCGTAGCCGAACACCCCCACCCCCTCCGAGGCGGCAAACAACCCCGCATCCTCTTCGGCACCCAAGCCTCCACCCGCCCCCCCCGCTTCGTCCTCTTCGCCAGCGGCTTCATCGAAGCCGGCTACCGCCGCTTCATCGAACGCCGCCTCCGCGAAGAGTTCGGCTTCACCGGCACCCCCATCCAAATCTCCGTCAAGGTCCGCCAGAAGAACAAGGACCGCAAAAAGTAG
- a CDS encoding lysophospholipid acyltransferase family protein — protein MKVLRDSHDRPAGPWRGRQSTAASPSPSPSHDGHKAPSARGAKRAHRVGVPLMHSLWHVTQHNVANVPTEGALLMAGNHTGFLDGPLIAGVAPRPVHFLVKKEMFVGPLGPILQHGFGQIPIDRDHPDRAGIQAALAALRSGGVLGVFPEGTRSTGQFESVHNGLAYFAVATGAPVLPVACLGTAAKGRTIGSLPTPRTHLELVYGTPLTLEELSQGSEGLGRRQKIAAISEELRIRLAAHVQYAKQLTGRDN, from the coding sequence ATGAAGGTTCTCCGCGATTCACACGACCGGCCGGCGGGTCCCTGGCGCGGACGGCAGAGCACCGCGGCCTCGCCCTCGCCCTCGCCCTCACACGACGGTCACAAGGCGCCCAGCGCCCGCGGCGCCAAGCGCGCACACCGCGTCGGCGTCCCGCTCATGCACTCGCTGTGGCACGTCACGCAGCACAACGTCGCGAACGTCCCGACCGAGGGCGCCCTGCTGATGGCCGGCAACCACACCGGCTTCCTGGACGGCCCGCTGATCGCCGGCGTGGCGCCCCGCCCGGTGCACTTCCTGGTCAAAAAGGAGATGTTCGTCGGCCCGCTGGGCCCGATACTGCAGCATGGGTTCGGGCAGATCCCGATCGACCGGGACCACCCGGACCGCGCGGGGATCCAGGCGGCGCTCGCGGCGCTGCGCTCCGGCGGCGTGTTGGGCGTCTTCCCCGAGGGCACCCGCTCCACCGGACAGTTCGAGTCGGTGCACAACGGCCTGGCCTATTTCGCCGTCGCGACCGGCGCCCCGGTCCTGCCGGTGGCCTGCCTGGGAACGGCCGCGAAGGGCCGGACCATCGGCTCGCTGCCGACCCCGCGCACCCACCTTGAGCTGGTGTACGGAACACCGCTGACGCTGGAGGAGTTGTCCCAGGGGTCCGAGGGCCTGGGCCGGCGACAGAAGATCGCGGCCATCAGCGAGGAGCTGCGGATCCGCCTGGCGGCGCACGTGCAGTACGCCAAGCAGCTCACCGGGCGCGACAATTAG
- the cmk gene encoding (d)CMP kinase, which translates to MSLPSQQALSGMVVAIDGPSGSGKSSVSRGVAARLGLRYLDTGAQYRAMTYWMLQNKVDVGDPAAVAADAGTPVIVSGTDPAAPAIGVDGEDVAVQIREADVTGAVSAVAAVPEVRARLIALQREIIGGGGIVVEGRDIASVVAPAAGAKIFLTASQEARAARRNTENGGGAGGVAATREALTRRDSVDSRTNALAAAPGAVVVDATELTLEQVIEQVAGIVIHTAEGTAPDAASQGVGLTR; encoded by the coding sequence ATGTCGCTGCCCAGCCAGCAGGCTCTGTCCGGGATGGTCGTCGCCATCGACGGTCCCTCCGGGTCGGGCAAGTCGAGCGTGTCGCGCGGGGTCGCGGCCCGGCTGGGGCTGCGCTACCTGGACACCGGCGCGCAGTACCGGGCGATGACGTACTGGATGCTGCAGAACAAGGTGGACGTCGGCGATCCCGCCGCGGTGGCGGCCGACGCCGGGACCCCGGTGATCGTCTCCGGGACCGATCCGGCGGCGCCGGCGATCGGCGTGGACGGCGAGGACGTGGCGGTCCAGATCCGGGAGGCCGACGTCACCGGCGCGGTGAGCGCGGTGGCCGCGGTGCCCGAGGTGCGGGCCCGGCTGATCGCGCTGCAGCGGGAGATCATCGGCGGCGGCGGGATCGTGGTCGAGGGCCGGGACATCGCCTCGGTGGTGGCGCCCGCCGCCGGCGCGAAGATCTTCCTGACCGCCTCGCAGGAGGCGCGCGCCGCCCGGCGCAACACCGAGAACGGCGGCGGAGCCGGCGGCGTGGCGGCCACCCGCGAGGCGCTGACCCGCCGCGACAGCGTCGACAGCCGGACCAACGCGCTGGCCGCGGCTCCCGGGGCGGTGGTGGTCGACGCCACCGAACTGACACTGGAGCAGGTGATCGAACAGGTCGCCGGCATCGTCATCCACACGGCGGAGGGCACCGCGCCGGACGCCGCCTCCCAGGGGGTGGGACTCACCAGATGA
- a CDS encoding VOC family protein, which yields MPVTRLNHAVLFVREVERSVVFYRDLLGFEVLTQAPNAAFLRAPGSTNDHDLGLFSVGLHAGSSEAGRSRVGLYHLAWEVDTLAELARFEEALTAHGALVGASDHGTTKALYAHDPDGLEFEMSWLVPADRVADAQLPEGSVTLPLDLKKEIERYGAETRGGVGISHIAAP from the coding sequence ATGCCTGTGACCCGCCTCAACCACGCCGTGCTCTTCGTCCGGGAGGTGGAGCGCAGTGTCGTGTTCTACCGCGACCTGTTGGGCTTCGAGGTGCTGACGCAGGCTCCGAACGCCGCCTTCCTGCGCGCACCGGGCTCCACCAACGACCACGACCTCGGCCTGTTCTCGGTCGGCCTGCACGCCGGGTCCTCCGAGGCCGGACGCTCCCGCGTCGGGCTGTACCACCTGGCGTGGGAGGTGGACACCCTGGCGGAGCTGGCGCGCTTCGAGGAGGCGCTGACGGCGCACGGCGCACTGGTCGGCGCCAGCGACCACGGCACCACCAAGGCCCTGTACGCACACGACCCCGACGGCCTGGAGTTCGAGATGTCCTGGCTGGTCCCGGCCGACCGCGTGGCCGACGCGCAGCTGCCGGAAGGCTCGGTCACCCTGCCGCTGGACCTGAAGAAGGAGATCGAGCGCTACGGCGCCGAGACGCGCGGCGGGGTCGGGATCTCGCACATCGCCGCACCCTGA